The DNA region CAGCCCCTGGAGATCTTCAAGAAGGCGCTGGAAAATGTGCGGCCCATGCTTGAAGTCAAGTCTCGCCGCGTGGGCGGCGCGACCTACCAGGTTCCAGTCGAGGTTCGTCAGGATCGCCGCAATGCCCTGGCCTTGCGTTGGATTAAGACCTATGCGGCCGCCCGTGGCGAAAAAACCATGCGTGAGCGCCTGGCTGGAGAATTGGCCGATGCCATGAACGGTCGCGGTGCTTCCGTCAAGAAGCGCGAGGACACGCATCGCATGGCCGAGGCCAACAAGGCCTTCGCTCATTACCGCTGGTAGTTTTCGGCGGCCGAATTTAAGAAAAATGTCTGGAAGGATATAAGTCCGTGGCACGTCAGGTATCTCTGAATAAGACCCGCAATATCGGCATCATGGCGCATATCGACGCCGGCAAGACGACGACCACCGAGCGCATTCTGTTTTATACCGGGGTGTCGCACAAGATTGGTGAAGTGCATGACGGCGCCGCGACCATGGACTGGATGGCGCAGGAGCAGGAGCGCGGCATTACCATCACCTCGGCGGCCACGACCTGTTTCTGGCGGGAGCATCGCATCAATATCATCGACACGCCCGGGCACGTCGACTTCACCATCGAGGTCGAGCGCTCGTTGCGAGTTCTGGATGGGGCCATCGCGGTTTTCTGTTCCGTCGGTGGAGTTGAGCCCCAATCGGAGACGGTGTGGCGCCAGGCCGATAAATATGGCGTGCCGCGCATGGCTTTCGTCAATAAGATGGATCGCGTCGGAGCCGACT from Geoalkalibacter sp. includes:
- the rpsG gene encoding 30S ribosomal protein S7 is translated as MPRRREVAKRQILPDPKFGDQLVAKFINVVMVDGKKSTAEQIVYGALGLASERTGEQPLEIFKKALENVRPMLEVKSRRVGGATYQVPVEVRQDRRNALALRWIKTYAAARGEKTMRERLAGELADAMNGRGASVKKREDTHRMAEANKAFAHYRW